A window of Citrus sinensis cultivar Valencia sweet orange chromosome 7, DVS_A1.0, whole genome shotgun sequence contains these coding sequences:
- the LOC102607281 gene encoding protein BIG GRAIN 1-like B codes for MDSLRAQDHPHQRRSRRDNPSFSSTLLDAIYRSIDESNGNKAGGGVDRELIYYKETMRKKQHGNGLTTRGRSDEEMDIDSSTRSRACIIERWMEKKVSFEKKDVVRRKSMPADNSSSLSPAAVLLNSSSSSSESSCGGGFSSSESDSMYGSRSRSSSCYSMQKPKPIRTSISSSSAERNYNVSTQKKQQPKSDHQGGFVKTKSKALKIYSDLKKVKQPISPGGRLASFLNSLFTAGNAKKAKILKPEQPESACSSASSFSRSCLSKTPSSRGKLSNNGAKRSVRFYPVSVIVDEDSRPCGHKNLYENEQTVASNIVIRSSPSSTHHINEELQYHVMSESQRVEEAARELLKNYQKKKEFKQMRGICTNDSEVFDDDDDDAESYASSDLFELDNLSAIGIERYREELPVYETTHLGTNRAIASGLIL; via the coding sequence ATGGATTCATTGAGAGCTCAAGATCATCCCCATCAAAGAAGAAGCAGAAGAGACAACCCTTCTTTCTCTTCAACTCTTCTTGATGCTATCTACCGTTCGATCGACGAATCAAACGGTAATAAAGCTGGTGGTGGGGTAGACAGAGAGCTgatttattataaagaaaccatgaggaagaagcagcatGGCAATGGCTTGACGACGAGAGGGCGTAGTGATGAAGAGATGGATATTGATAGTAGTACTCGATCAAGAGCTTGCATAATTGAGAGGTGGATGGAGAAGAAGGTTagttttgaaaagaaagacgTTGTTCGAAGAAAATCCATGCCCGCCGACAATTCTTCTTCGTTATCTCCTGCTGCTGTGCTGTTGAACTCGAGCTCGAGTTCTTCTGAATCAAGCTGCGGAGGAGGGTTTTCATCATCGGAATCTGATTCCATGTACGGCTCAAGGTCTAGATCCAGTTCGTGTTATTCGATGCAAAAGCCTAAGCCTATTCGCACTAGCATCTCATCGTCATCCGCTGAAAGAAACTATAATGTTTCGACACAAAAGAAGCAGCAGCCTAAGAGTGATCATCAGGGTGGTTTTGTGAAGACAAAATCTAAGGCCCTGAAGATTTACAGTGATCTCAAGAAAGTTAAGCAGCCTATTTCCCCCGGCGGCCGCCTTGCAAGCTTTCTTAACTCTCTATTCACTGCTGGTAATGCAAAGAAAGCAAAGATTTTGAAGCCGGAGCAGCCCGAGTCTGCTTGTTCTTCGGCCTCTTCTTTTTCAAGGTCATGTTTAAGCAAAACTCCTTCTTCAAGAGGGAAGTTAAGTAACAACGGGGCGAAAAGGTCAGTTAGGTTTTATCCTGTCAGTGTCATTGTTGATGAAGATAGCAGGCCTTGTGGGcataaaaatctttatgaaAATGAACAAACAGTGGCTTCTAATATCGTCATAagatcatcaccatcatcaacaCATCACATCAATGAAGAGCTTCAGTATCATGTGATGAGTGAAAGCCAGAGAGTTGAAGAAGCTGCAAGGGAATTGTTGAAGAATTATCAGAAAAAGAAGGAGTTTAAGCAAATGAGAGGCATTTGCACTAATGATAGTGAAgtgtttgatgatgatgatgatgatgcagaAAGTTATGCAAGTTCTGATCTCTTTGAATTGGATAATCTTTCAGCTATTGGTATCGAAAGGTATCGAGAAGAATTGCCAGTTTATGAAACTACTCATCTGGGTACCAATAGAGCCATTGCTAGCGGTTTGATCTTGTAA